In a single window of the Neoarius graeffei isolate fNeoGra1 chromosome 28, fNeoGra1.pri, whole genome shotgun sequence genome:
- the mpzl2b gene encoding myelin protein zero-like protein 2b, whose translation MFRIWTQVLLSAVGVLLTPGVYRTLAVEVTTPKELTAVNGTDVRLKCTFKSSSPVSEESVSVFWSFTPLGPDKREEYFFHYKEKPFPPVQGLLKGHAVWSGNVLKNDASIKLNNVQPHFNGTYTCLVHNPPDVHSYTGEIRLEVVQSVKLSEIGILAAAVGGGVVVVLLILTIVLAVRYCRGRHGDAGIELKSTKQESVCVQEELQPINRPEKELEKDEVHEDLEKTKLHEDIEESKLHEEDEDAKSKVKESDAHLKPGDDN comes from the exons GTGTGTACCGCACATTGGCGGTCGAGGTGACCACACCCAAAGAGCTGACGGCGGTTAACGGGACCGATGTGAGGCTCAAGTGCACCTTCAAATCCAGCTCTCCTGTGTCTGAGGAGTCAGTGTCTGTCTTCTGGAGCTTCACACCACTTGGCCCGGACAAGAGGGAAGAG TACTTCTTCCACTATAAAGAGAAACCCTTTCCACCTGTCCAAGGTCTGCTTAAAGGTCACGCGGTGTGGTCAGGGAACGTGCTGAAGAACGACGCTTCCATCAAACTGAACAACGTGCAGCCCCACTTTAACGGCACCTACACCTGCCTGGTGCACAATCCTCCCGACGTGCACAGCTACACCGGCGAGATCCGCCTCGAGGTCGTTCAGTCAG tgAAACTCTCAGAGATTGGAATTCTGGCTGCGGCGGTGGGCGGAGGCGTCGTAGTCGTCCTCCTCATCCTCACCATCGTCCTCGCCGTGCGTTATTGCCGAGGTCGCCATGGAGACGCAGGCATAGAGTTGAAAAGCACAAAGCAAGAGAGCGTATG CGTGCAGGAGGAGCTTCAGCCAATAAACAGACCAGAGAAAGAGCTAGAAAAGGACGAAGTCCATGAGGATCTAGAAAAAACTAAACTTCATGAGGATATCGAAGAGAGCAAACTTCACGAAGAGGACGAAGACGCTAAGAGCAAAGTGAAAGAATCTGATGCTCACTTAAAACCCGGCGACGATAACTAA